In the genome of Arthrobacter alpinus, the window CCAGCGTGATGCCATAAAAACGCTCCTGATGCTCCGCCACGGCGCGGCGCAGGTCAAGAATTCCCTTGCCAGGCGCGTACTGGTTTTGCCCGGCGGCGATAGCCTCCTGGGCCAGGCGGCTGAGTTCCGCCGGGCCGTCCTCGTCGGGGAAACCTTGGCCCAAGTTAATGGCGCCGTGGGCGTTGGCAAGAGTGGTGATCTCCTCGAAGATCGTGACACCCAGCGAGCCGTCCGGGCCCATCAAGTTGGCTCCGCGTGCCGTCCGCTGCCAGGGGGTGCTCATTGATGCTCCTTGTGTGCGTGCAAAATTCCTACTTATCTTTGACCACGTTACCGGCCTTGGCGGTTCACGCCCTATCGGGCCGCTTGCGCCGCAGTGCCATTGCCGATGCCATTACCGGCCGGTACGGCAATAAATTTGACGGCACGGGGCCAAAACATTGGTCACGCGAGGTGCGGGTCGGCTAGATTCTCTTGTATGCGACGCGCGGTATGCCCCGGATCCTTTGACCCCATTCACAAGGGCCATATTGAGGTGATCGCCCGGGCCGCGGGACTTTTCGACGAGGTCATCGTTGCGGTCTCCACCAACTACGCCAAGAAATACCGATTCTCACTCAATGAGCGCTTGGAAATGGCGAAGAATACTTTCTCCGCCTTATCGGGAATTGTGGTCGAGCCCATGGGGGAGGGGCTGCTCTCTGAGTACTGTCACGCCCGCGGTGTCTCGGCGATCGTGAAGGGGCTGAGGTCATCATCTGATTTCGACTACGAGCTGCCCATGGCCACCATGAACCGCCAGCTATCCGGCGTCGAGACCGTGTTTCTGCCAGGCGACAGCAGGTACCTGCACCTGTCCTCCACCTTGATCAAGGAAGTTCACACACTCGGCGGAGATGTGGCCGACTACGTTCCCCGGGCCGTGCTGCGCCGCCTCCAGGGCGACGTTGGGCCGGATACAAGGCCAGTTCCCGTGGTGCAGCCAAGGCGATAGCCTATTTTTCCGTCTGGAAACTTTGCGGGGAATCAGTGAAAGCCAGCATCCCAAAAGTGGCTGAGAGTTACATCACGCGCGGCGCGAGCAAATGGGGTCGCCGTAGAGGGACTCTCTGTCGTAGACTGGATAAGGCCAATTTGGTCTGGTACCGCTCGTTTTGATGCCCGTGATCTTTCGGGCTAAGATGGTGCGTCGGTCATATGTTCTTACAGGAGTTCTCATTAGCGAAACCACGTTGGGCAACAAGTCCAACCATGGCACGCCCCTCACCATTGGTGTAAGGGAGCTCGGGCGCAGCCCGGGCAGCATGTGGAAGTTCGAAGAACGTATACCTGTGCCGGAAGAATTTGGCACTCCGCTCATTGGCGCGACGCCCGGATCCATTTTGGATCTGGAACTCCGTTTTGAGGCCGTCCATGAAGGAATTCTGGTGTCGGGCAACGTACTTGTCGAAGTGACAGGTGAGTGCTCCCGCTGCTTGGAGACCTTCGAGGATGAACTTGAAG includes:
- the coaD gene encoding pantetheine-phosphate adenylyltransferase, whose translation is MRRAVCPGSFDPIHKGHIEVIARAAGLFDEVIVAVSTNYAKKYRFSLNERLEMAKNTFSALSGIVVEPMGEGLLSEYCHARGVSAIVKGLRSSSDFDYELPMATMNRQLSGVETVFLPGDSRYLHLSSTLIKEVHTLGGDVADYVPRAVLRRLQGDVGPDTRPVPVVQPRR